GGCGCTTATAAATTCACCCGCAAGCCGGACGGATCGGTGCTGGCGATGAATGTGATTGAAGAAATCCACCGCCTGCTGCCGAACACCCATCTGGTTATGCACGGTTCGTCTTCTGTGCCGGAAGACTTGCAGGAAATCATCAACCGTTATGGCGGTGAAATGAAGCCGACATGGGGCGTGCCGGTTGAGGAAATCCAGCACGGTATCCGCAACGGTGTGCGCAAGGTGAATATTGACACCGACAACCGCATGGCGATGACCGGCCAGATCCGCCGTATCTTCAGTGAAAACCCGGCTGAATTTGACCCGCGCAAATATCTTAAACCGGCGATGGACGCAATAACCAAACTGTGCAAGCAGCGCTTTGAAGAATTCGGCACCGCCGGACACGCGCACGCCATCAAGCCGATTGCGCTGACAGAAATGGCAAAACTCTACAAGGCTGGCAAGCTCGATCCCGTTTTTGCCTGACCACAGTTGACAGCTGATATAAAAACCGCCCGTTCAGTTTTTGAACGGGCGGTTTTTCTTTTGATCGTTTGCCATTATTACTTATTTTTCTTTTTAGCGGCGCGCTGTTTCTTGTCTTCCGTGTCACCCAGATCGCCAACCGGCGCGGTATCGGCGGGTTTACGATATTCCAGCGGCGGCTCGCTCAGATATTTCCGGCTTGTCGCCGTACCCCCGGCGGCAGACTGTTTGCGGCGGCGGTATTCTTCGCGCTGTTTTTTTGCCGTGACAGGATCCGCGGTGAAATTCTCGCGCTCACGCGTACGGTCAATGCCGTTTGACAGATAGCGCTTGCCAGCCTTGCCACCATCCTGCACAATGGGCGAAACATAATTGCGGTTATCGCGATTGGCGGTTGCCTCATCACGCAAACGCTTGCGGCGTTCTTCCGGTGATTCCGGCCAGTCAGCGCTGCGGGCGCGGACGATATTTTCCTGTGGCGGCGGCAAGGTTGACAATTCACCGGCAGCAGGACGCACCAGTTCAGGCCGCGGCTTTGTATCCAGATTCATATTGGACGTGGAAGGCTTGACCGCAACGATATTGGACATATCCTCAATGAGTTGTTCGCCGCTGGTCTTGCCCGTGCCATAAGTCGGCCCGGCCCGGCAGCCGGAAAGTCCCAAACCGATAACCGC
This is a stretch of genomic DNA from Candidatus Tokpelaia hoelldoblerii. It encodes these proteins:
- a CDS encoding Hypothetical protein (bhsal15100), whose amino-acid sequence is MKRTGLLAAGVAVIGLGLSGCRAGPTYGTGKTSGEQLIEDMSNIVAVKPSTSNMNLDTKPRPELVRPAAGELSTLPPPQENIVRARSADWPESPEERRKRLRDEATANRDNRNYVSPIVQDGGKAGKRYLSNGIDRTRERENFTADPVTAKKQREEYRRRKQSAAGGTATSRKYLSEPPLEYRKPADTAPVGDLGDTEDKKQRAAKKKNK